In the Rubrivivax gelatinosus IL144 genome, GCCCGGCGGGCTGCACCTGGCGCTGAAGTCGGGCAACTTCGGCACCGACGACTTCTTCACCAAGGCCTTCACCCGGTTGCAGGGCTGAGCACCATGGCCACGCCCTTCCTCGACGAAGACTTCGCACGAGCCGAGATCTGCCGCGTCGGCCGCAGCCTGTTCGAGCGTGGCTACGTGCACGCCACGGCCGGCAACATCAGCGTGCGCCTGGCCGACGGCTACCTGATCACGCCGACCGACGCCTGCCTGGGCATGCTGGAGCCGGCGCGGCTGGCGCGGCTGGACGCCGAGGGCCGCCAGCTCGCCGGCGACCGCGGCAGCAAGACCATCGTGCTGCACCGGCGCATCTACGCCGCCAGCGAAACGACGGCGCAGCCGGCGCGCTGCATCATCCACACCCACAGCACGCACCTCGTCGCGTGTTCGCTGCGGGCCGCGGCCGGCAGCGTGCCGGCCGAGGGCGAGTTGCTGCCGCCGATCACGCCGTACTTCGTCATGAAGGTGGGCCGCGTGCCGCACATCGCCTACCAGCGCCCGGGTGCGCCCGAAGCCGCCGACGCGGTGGCCGAGGCCATCACGCGCTACGCCGCCGCCGGCAGGCCCATCCGCGCCGTGATGCTGGCGCGCCTGGGCCCCAACGTCTGGCACGACAGCCCGGCCGCGGCGATGGCGGTTCTGGAGGAACTCGAGGAGACCGCGCGCCTGGCGCTGCTGGTGCCCGAGGCCGGCCACTGCCCGCTGGACGAGGCCCGGATCCAGACCCTGCGCGACACCTTCGGTGCCTCCTGGTGAGGCGTCTTTCCCCCTGAACAACACGAGTCCACCATGCCCCGTTTCGCCGCCAACCTGTCGATGCTCTACAACGAGCACGACTTCCTCGACCGTTTCGCCGCCGCGGCGCGCGACGGCTTCAAGGCCGTCGAGTACCTGTTCCCCTACGCCTACACGACCGAGCAGCTCGCCGCCTTGCTGAAGGCCCACGACCTGCAGCAGGTGCTGTTCAACGCGCCTCCGGGCAACTGGGACGCCGGCGAACGCGGCATCGCCTGCCTGCCCGGGCGCGAAGCCGAGTTCCGCGACGGCATCGCCCAGGCGCTGGCCTACGCCCGCGCGCTCGACTGCCCGCGCATCCACGTGATGGCCGGCCTGGTGCCCGCCGGCCAGACCCGCGAGTCGGTGCGGGCGACCTACGTCGCCAACGTCGCCTACGCCGCCGCCGAAGCGGCCAAGCTGGGCATCAATGTGCTGATCGAGCCGATCAACGAACGCGACATGCCGGGCTTCTTCCTGAACCGCCAGGACCAGGCCCACGCCATCGTCGCCGAGGTCGGCGCGGCCAACCTCAAGGTGCAGATGGACCTCTACCACTGCCAGATCGTCGAAGGCGACCTGGCGGCCAAGATCCGCCAGTGGCTGCCGACGGGCCAGGTCGGCCACTTCCAGATCGCCGGCGTGCCGACGCGCCACGAACCGGACGTCGGCGAGATCCACCACCCCTATCTGTTCGCGCTGATCGACGAACTCGGCTGGGACGGCTGGATCGGCTGCGAGTACCGCCCGCGCCGCGGCGCGGTGCCGGGCGGCACCTCGGACGGCCTGGGCTGGATGAAGCCTTACCTGGCCTGAAGACGGCCGCGGGCACCGGCCGCGCCGGCGCCCGCGGGTTTCACTTCATGCAGTTGGCGTAGAAGGCCGGCGTCGCCGGCCAGTCGCTGAACATGCCGCGGATGCCGACCTGGCGCGCGAGCACGTCCAGCACCAGCAGCATGTCGCCTTCGCGGTGGATCGCGCTGTCGAAGGTCTGGTAGTACGAGCCGTTGTTGCCGTCGGCCAGGATGCCCGAGCGCTCCAGCGACCAGCTGATGATGTCCAGCCCGGCGGCCTTCGCGTCCTTGGCGTATTGCGAGGGCACGATGTTGCCGGCGGCGTCGGTGGTGAGCAGCGCGAAGATCGGCGGCGCGACGATGTTGATGCCCTGGGCCTTGTAGCCGGCCAGTTCGGCCGCGTTCGGCAGGTCGGCCGGCGTCGCCGCATCGTCCAGGTAGACCGCCTGCTTGCCGTAGGCGGTGTTCTGCACCCAGTACTGGATGTCGGGCAGGTAGAAGGACTGCGGGAACACACGCGCCGGCGGCACGCGCGCGGCCTTGTATTCGTCGATCAGCTTCTGCGCGTAGGCCTCCTGCGTGAAGCCGTCGAACGGC is a window encoding:
- a CDS encoding class II aldolase/adducin family protein, encoding MATPFLDEDFARAEICRVGRSLFERGYVHATAGNISVRLADGYLITPTDACLGMLEPARLARLDAEGRQLAGDRGSKTIVLHRRIYAASETTAQPARCIIHTHSTHLVACSLRAAAGSVPAEGELLPPITPYFVMKVGRVPHIAYQRPGAPEAADAVAEAITRYAAAGRPIRAVMLARLGPNVWHDSPAAAMAVLEELEETARLALLVPEAGHCPLDEARIQTLRDTFGASW
- the otnI gene encoding 2-oxo-tetronate isomerase, which codes for MPRFAANLSMLYNEHDFLDRFAAAARDGFKAVEYLFPYAYTTEQLAALLKAHDLQQVLFNAPPGNWDAGERGIACLPGREAEFRDGIAQALAYARALDCPRIHVMAGLVPAGQTRESVRATYVANVAYAAAEAAKLGINVLIEPINERDMPGFFLNRQDQAHAIVAEVGAANLKVQMDLYHCQIVEGDLAAKIRQWLPTGQVGHFQIAGVPTRHEPDVGEIHHPYLFALIDELGWDGWIGCEYRPRRGAVPGGTSDGLGWMKPYLA